The genomic window TCCCCCAGCCCCAGGTGCCCTGCCACATCGTCCACACCACGGCTCTGACCGAGGCCATCGTGCGGGAGAACCTGCCCAAGTCGAGCCTTTACGGGGGCCACATCGAAGGCATCGGCCCCCGCTACTGCCCGTCCATCGAAGACAAATTCGTGAAATTCCCCGACAAGGGGCGCCATCAGATCTTCGTGGAACCGGAAAGCCTGGAGACCGAGGAGATCTACCTGGCGGGCCTCTCCACCTCCATGCCACCGGAGGTGCAGCTGCGCATGGTGCAGAGCCTCCCGGGCTTCGAGTCGGCGGAAATCCTGCGGCCGGGCTACGCCATCGAGTACGACAGCTTCGATCCTCTCCAGCTACACCGGGACCTGTCCGTAGAGGGCCTCGAGGGGGTCTGGTTCGCGGGGCAGATCAACGGCACCACGGGCTACGAGGAGGCCGCGGGCCAGGGCCTGCTGGCGGGGATCAACGCCGTGCGCTGGCTGCGGGACCAGGAACCCATCGTCCTCGGGCGCGACCAGGCCTACCTCGGCGTGATGGTCGACGACCTCGTGACCAAGGGCACGGACGAACCCTACCGCATGCTCACGGCCCGGGCCGAGCACCGGCTGGGCCTGGCCTGCGACCTGGCGGACGCCCGCCTGCTGACGGTGGCGAGGGCGGTGGGGGCCCTGGAGCCGGGAGAACTGGCCCTGGTGGAAGCCAAGGTCGTGCGCCGGGCTCGGCTGCACGCCCAGTGCGAAACCGCCTGGGTGACCCAGACCAGCCCCTTCGGACCCATCGCCGCGCGCGCGGGGCTGCGCCTCGACGCGGGCCTGACCCTGGCGGACCTGCTGCGCCGCCAGCACATGGGCCCGGCCGAGGCGGATGCCTGCCTCGCCCAGCTGGAGGGGTGGGGGACGGAAAGAGAGGGTTGGGATCCCGCCCGGGAGCGGGACCTGCTGCTCTTCGAGCTCCGCTACGCTCCCTACCGGGAGCGGGAGGCGCGCCTGCTGGAGGGTCACCGGGCCTGGGACCATGTGCGGATCCCGGCAGATTTCCGCATGGAGCAGGTTCAAGGACTTTCCACGGAAGTATTGGAAAAACTAAAATTGCACCGACCTGAAACCCTGGGCCAAGCCCATCGCATCCCCGGAGTCACCCCGGCGGCGGTCACCTTGCTGCACCTGCTGATCCATCGCTCCAAGGGCATATAGTTTTTCTTAAATTTATCCTTGATCTTCCATGTAACTGGAACCTTAACCTGGAAGGGTAGACCTTCGGGAGGTTCCCATGCAGGCCGTTCTCGAACCCCGCCCCACCACCACGCCCCGGATGCTGAAGATCGGCCAACTGGCCGCGCGGTCCGGGCTCACCGCCCGGAATCTGCGGTTTTACGCCGATGCCGGGGTCTTCGGGGAACTGCCCCGCTCGACCAAGGGCTACCGGCTCTTCCCGCAGGAAGCCGTCCAGTGGGTGCGCGTACTCAAGGCCTCCCAGGCGGCAGGCTTTTCGCTCGATGAGGTCCAGGAGCTGTTGCGGGCCCTGCGCCAGGACAGCGCCCCTTGCGCCCATGTGCGGGAGGCCCTGGGCGGCAAGCTCAGCGCCCTGGAGGCCAAGCTGAGCGAAATCCAGCTGCTGGTGGAGATTCTGAGGATCACCCTCGGCACACCGGACGGCCAGAGCAGCGCCCTGGGCTGCAACCTGATGGAAACCCTGCTGGCCGAAGCCCAGCGCCTGCCGGCGCGGGCCTGATCCTCCCAGCCTGAACCTTTCTGAATGGAGGTCCCATGACGACCCAGATCTATCGCGTGACGGGCATGACCTGCGGCGGCTGCGTCCGCCATGTCGACAAGGCGATTCGCGCCACGCCCGGCGTCAGCGAGGTGTCCGTCGACCTGGCCCAGGGAACGGCCAGGGTGACGGGGACCGCGACCTTCGAGGCCCTTTCCGCCCGGGTATC from Geothrix sp. includes these protein-coding regions:
- a CDS encoding heavy metal-associated domain-containing protein, whose amino-acid sequence is MTTQIYRVTGMTCGGCVRHVDKAIRATPGVSEVSVDLAQGTARVTGTATFEALSARVSEAGYQLMEQA
- the mnmG gene encoding tRNA uridine-5-carboxymethylaminomethyl(34) synthesis enzyme MnmG; this translates as MKQVVVIGGGHAGIEAAHVAARMGLATTLLTMNLDQIGQMSCNPSIGGVGKGHMVRELDALGGAMGRLIDATGIHFRILNESRGVAVRGPRAQADKVKYRSAARRLLEHTENLKLRQGTAAGLLWRDGTRGLRGVELLDGSVLPCDAVVVTSGTFLNGRILIGERRLEAGRAGEPASTHLAEQLRSLGLRHRRLKTGTSPRLAKGSIDFSRLEIQPGDDPPRPFSFFSRDIPQPQVPCHIVHTTALTEAIVRENLPKSSLYGGHIEGIGPRYCPSIEDKFVKFPDKGRHQIFVEPESLETEEIYLAGLSTSMPPEVQLRMVQSLPGFESAEILRPGYAIEYDSFDPLQLHRDLSVEGLEGVWFAGQINGTTGYEEAAGQGLLAGINAVRWLRDQEPIVLGRDQAYLGVMVDDLVTKGTDEPYRMLTARAEHRLGLACDLADARLLTVARAVGALEPGELALVEAKVVRRARLHAQCETAWVTQTSPFGPIAARAGLRLDAGLTLADLLRRQHMGPAEADACLAQLEGWGTEREGWDPARERDLLLFELRYAPYREREARLLEGHRAWDHVRIPADFRMEQVQGLSTEVLEKLKLHRPETLGQAHRIPGVTPAAVTLLHLLIHRSKGI
- a CDS encoding MerR family transcriptional regulator gives rise to the protein MQAVLEPRPTTTPRMLKIGQLAARSGLTARNLRFYADAGVFGELPRSTKGYRLFPQEAVQWVRVLKASQAAGFSLDEVQELLRALRQDSAPCAHVREALGGKLSALEAKLSEIQLLVEILRITLGTPDGQSSALGCNLMETLLAEAQRLPARA